Proteins from a genomic interval of Cupriavidus sp. WKF15:
- a CDS encoding DUF6494 family protein — protein sequence MDQEAFNMSIRKFLKTVGVSSQREIEQAVAAALASGELAGNEILPVKMTLELGKLKLSATFDGDIRLA from the coding sequence ATGGACCAGGAAGCCTTCAACATGAGCATCCGCAAGTTCCTCAAGACCGTAGGGGTCAGTTCGCAGCGCGAGATCGAGCAGGCCGTGGCGGCCGCGCTGGCCAGTGGCGAGCTGGCCGGGAACGAGATCCTGCCGGTCAAGATGACGCTGGAGCTCGGCAAGCTGAAGCTGAGCGCGACGTTCGACGGCGACATCCGCCTGGCCTGA